The DNA segment CGCTGCATCTGGTGCGCGGCAACGCGGTGGGCACGTCGACGTTCGGGTTCGGCGCGAGCGGCGGGCCGTACTCCTTCACCACCCCGCAGCCCCCGCCCGGCCGGCACCTGCTGTCCATCGCGCTCTGCAACGACCTGCACCTCGGCGAGACCACCGCCGGCCTGGTCGGCGGCCTGCCCCTGCTGCGCGGGGTGCCGCAACAGCCGGGACGCGCACCGTATCCGGAGCTGATGAGCCGCGCCCTGGTCGAGGAGGCCCGGCGGCGCGGGGCGGACCTGCTGCTGGCCGGGGGCGACATCTCGGCCGGCGGCGCGGCGCACGACCTGGGCGAGGCCCGGCGGATCCTGGACGGCTTCGGCACCCACGGGCAGGACTACTTCGTCGTACGCGGCAATCACGACCGCTCCGTCGACAACTCCACCTTCCGCACCGCCTTCCCCGGCCTGACGGGCAGCGACGGAACCGGGTACTTCGCCCGTGACCTCGGCGGGCTGCGGATCATCGGCCTCGACACCTACGTCAAGACCGGCAACGGCGCCGACGCGGGCGGCCTAGGACCCGAGCAACTGGCCTGGTTCCAGGCCGGTTTGAGGGAGGCGCCGGATCAGCCGACGGTGGTGTTCGGCCACCATCCGCTGACCGTGCGGGACTCCGTGTTCCCGGTGACCCGCGGCCAGTGCCTGGAGCGCCGCCAGGCCCGCACCATCGTCGACGCCTACGCGTCCGCGCCCGGCGTCTTCCTCCACCATGCGGGCCACACCCACCGCAACAAGCGCACCGTGCTGGTGCGCGCCCCGCACGTCATCCAGCAGGAGGTCGCCGCCGCCAAGGAGTACCCCGGCGGCTTCACCCTGTTGCGCATCCACTCCGGCGGCTACGCCCTCAACCACTACAAGGCCGGCGACCTGGCGGCCCGGCAGTGGAGCGAGCGCAGCCGCCGGGTGGCCGCGGGTCTGTGGCCGCACCACGCCCTGGGCCGCTCGGTCACCGACCGCAACAGCGTCGCGGCACACGACCTCTCGGGCGTCACACCGCCCTCACCGCTCTCGCGTAGCGTGAATCGCGGGTGACGGTGAGTGTCCGTAGCATCCGAGTATGGCGACCCTCTGGGACCTCATGCGGGACTGCATCCCCGACGACCATGCCCGACAGGTCACCTCGCGGCACTACGTCGACGAGGTGATGGGCGCCCCCGGCGCGCCCGGGCTGGTCGTCGACCTGGGGTGCGGCCGCGGCACGTCGGCCGCGCTCTTCCGTAAGCACGACCCCGAGGTGCGGTGGGTCGGGATCGACATCCGCGACTCACCCGAGGCGGGCCAGCGCACGCCCGGCGGTGACCCGGTGGTGCACTACGACGGCGTCCGTCTTCCGCTCGCCTGCGACTCGCTGCCGCTGATCTACTCGCACCAGGTCTTCGAACACGTCGCCCGCCCGCGCGAACTGCTCGCGGAGATCGCCCGGGTGCTGGCGCCCGGCGGCTGCTTCATCGGATCGACGTCCCAGTTCGAGCCGTACCACTCCTTCAGCCTGTGGAA comes from the Streptomyces sp. NBC_00443 genome and includes:
- a CDS encoding metallophosphoesterase family protein; the encoded protein is MRCCFSAHLPALAALSAFPGPCEVLRSGARLAPALLRSASAAMQRARSHHPDALTAVNLELVTLTEDSAVITWYTGIPGTDDGLGHPLPAITEGEVVYGTHPSRLNRTASVDLPTAHHQVELTDLEPGQTYYYQARSRGVTATPTPLHLVRGNAVGTSTFGFGASGGPYSFTTPQPPPGRHLLSIALCNDLHLGETTAGLVGGLPLLRGVPQQPGRAPYPELMSRALVEEARRRGADLLLAGGDISAGGAAHDLGEARRILDGFGTHGQDYFVVRGNHDRSVDNSTFRTAFPGLTGSDGTGYFARDLGGLRIIGLDTYVKTGNGADAGGLGPEQLAWFQAGLREAPDQPTVVFGHHPLTVRDSVFPVTRGQCLERRQARTIVDAYASAPGVFLHHAGHTHRNKRTVLVRAPHVIQQEVAAAKEYPGGFTLLRIHSGGYALNHYKAGDLAARQWSERSRRVAAGLWPHHALGRSVTDRNSVAAHDLSGVTPPSPLSRSVNRG
- a CDS encoding class I SAM-dependent methyltransferase, translating into MATLWDLMRDCIPDDHARQVTSRHYVDEVMGAPGAPGLVVDLGCGRGTSAALFRKHDPEVRWVGIDIRDSPEAGQRTPGGDPVVHYDGVRLPLACDSLPLIYSHQVFEHVARPRELLAEIARVLAPGGCFIGSTSQFEPYHSFSLWNYTPYGFRVLVEEAGLALEEIRPSLDGVALIMRSYLGRPPEYSRYWDEQSPLNSEIDQWARHGRRRTALVNLRKLTYCGQFAFRVGKPTHAQAAALPVQDLETRRAAG